One genomic window of Cygnus olor isolate bCygOlo1 chromosome 3, bCygOlo1.pri.v2, whole genome shotgun sequence includes the following:
- the LOC121067754 gene encoding mitochondrial amidoxime reducing component 2-like, translating into MSGPWGAAGPALRAPRAGWLWAAAAALALGALLGAWRWAVGRRRRRPARLQRVGTVSSLFVYPVKSCRGVAVPRAQVTPMGLQSGELRDRFWLVTKEDGHMVTARQEPRLVLVSVGCENGCLALSAPGMEELRVPVRLPRKNPVRNCRLFGLDIQGRDCGDEVAQWLTTFLNSEPYRLVHFEPSMVPRKSKDVINLFRTTDEVAYPDCSPVLIISEASLEDLNTRLEKKVKIQNFRPNIFVTGCNAFEEDTWEEILIGSVEMKGTVCCARCILTTVNPDTGVLDRKEPLETLKSYRLCDPSERHIYKSSPLFGRYFAVDKTGTIQVGDPVYKMVQ; encoded by the exons ATGAGCGGGCCgtggggggctgcgggcccgGCGCTGCGGGCGCCCCGGGCGGGCTGGCTgtgggcggcggcggcggccctGGCGCTGGGCGCCCTGCTGGGGGCTTGGCGCTGGGCCGtggggcgccgccgccgccgcccagcCCGGCTGCAGCGTGTGGGGACGGTGTCGAGCCTCTTCGTGTACCCCGTGAAGTCGTGCCGGGGGGTGGCCGTGCCGCGGGCGCAGGTGACGCCGATGGGGCTGCAGAGCGGGGAGCTGCGGGACAG GTTCTGGCTGGTGACCAAGGAGGACGGGCACATGGTCACCGCCCGACAGGAGCCCCGGCTCGTCCTCGTTTCGGTCGGCTGCGAGAATGGCTGCCTGGCCCTGAGCGCCCCCGGCATGGAGGAGCTGCGTGTGCCCGTGAGGCTTCCCAGGAAAAACCCGGTGCGGAACTGCAG GTTGTTCGGACTGGATATTCAAGGCAGGGACTGTGGAGATGAAGTGGCTCAGTGGCTCACCACTTTCCTGAATTCGGAGCCCTATCGACTGGTGCACTTTGAGCCTTCCATGGTGCCAAGAAAGTCAAAGGACGTAATAAATCTTTTCCGAACCACAGATGAG GTTGCCTATCCTGACTGTAGCCCGGTCTTGATCATCTCAGAAGCTTCACTGGAGGACTTAAATACCAGACTGGAGAAGAAAGTTAAGATACAGAACTTCAGACCGAATATTTTTGTGACAGGTTGCAATGCTTTTGAGGAG gACACCTGGGAGGAAATTCTTATTGGCAGTGTGGAAATGAAAGGGACAGTGTGCTGTGCAAG GTGTATTTTAACAACTGTTAACCCAGACACTGGGGTCCTGGACAGGAAGGAGCCCCTGGAAACATTGAAAAG TTACCGCTTATGTGATCCGTCTGAGCGACACATTTACAAATCCAGCCCTCTCTTTGGAAGATACTTTGCCGTTGACAAAACTGGAACAATTCAAGTTGGAGACCCTGTGTACAAGATGGTCCAGTAG